The stretch of DNA CGGCGGCGGGGCGAGCTCTCGACATCAAGGACGATCCTCAGCTTGCCGCGCTCCCAACGGGCGCCACCGGCGACGGCGCCGCCGAGCAGCCGACGCCGCACTTCGCAGCCCAGCCGACGAGCAACGTCGGTCGCTTCCTCGAGAAGCTCGGTGTAAGCGTCGCCAATTACCTCAGCGGCTTGCCGCTTTGCAGAGGCTTCGGCAAACGACAGCGTCGCCGGCCCGCGGCTGTCGAAGCGCAGCGCGCGAGCGGTACTACGAGCGGGGAGCGTGGCGGCGGCCGAGAACGGCAGCGTCGCCACAACCGTGGACTGGGGCATCCTTGCCTCGCCGGGTTGAGCGTTAGAGTTTCGTGCCCCGGAGTCCTTCCGCGGGCGTCGCGGCTGGATTCTACGCGCTGCGGCTCCAGCGGGCGAGTCCTTATCGTCGATGGTTCCTAAGGAAGGGCCAAGTAATCGCTCGGCGTCGCGCAAGCATTGCCTCGAGCGCTGGCTCTCTCCCTCTTGTGTAGCAATCTTGTGACGACATGTGCTAGCAATGACATCAACCGAGACTCCCGGCGCCGAGATTCACGACCTCCAAAAGGAGATCGCGCAGCTGCGTTGCGACCTGCAAGCGGCGCAGCAGATGACAGCGCTCGGCGAGCTCGTCAGCACGACCACGCACGAGTTCAACAACGTCCTCACGACGATCCTCAACTACGCGAAGCTCGGCCTGCGTCACACCGACGACGCGACTCGCACCCGATCGCTTGAGAAGATCCTCGCCGCCGCTCAGCGGGCGGAGAAGCTGACGTCGAGCGTCTTGGGCCTGGCGCGCAATCGCTCGGCCGACCCGGCGCCAACCGACCTCGGCGCGCTGTGCGACGAGACGCTGGTGCTGCTCGAGCGCGAGTTGCAGAAATACCGGGTCGGCGTCGAACGCCAGTACGAGGCCCGCGGCAAGGCGATGGTCGTCGGCAACCAGGTGCAACAGGTGCTGATGAACCTGCTCACCAACGCCCGTCAGGCGATGCCCTCGGGCGGGCAGGTCATCATCCGCACGGCCGACAACGCCCAGACGGGGACGGTCGATCTCTCGGTCCGCGACACGGGCGCCGGCATCGCGATGGACCTTCTGCCGCGCATCTTCGATCGCGGCTACAGCACCAAGTCGGGCCCCGATGAGACGGGCAAAGGGGGCGCCGGCTTAGGGCTCTCGGCTTGCCGTGAAATGATCGAGGCCCAGGGGGGCAAGATCCGCGTCGAGAGCGCCGTCGGCCGCGGCACGCAATTCACGCTCCGACTCCCCACCGCCAGCGCCGCCGCCCTCGCCGGCCCCACCGGCCAACCCATCGCCCAACTCGGCGTCAGCGCGACGGCGTCAGCGATCTGAACTCTCGACTACAACAAGCGAACCACAAAGGAACAAAGGAACGAAGTGAGCGATTCGTCCGTTAGACCGGTAGTCCGATAGGAAGAGGTATGTCAACCAACCCTAACGGTCTACCGGACTACCCACCCAACGCCCTTCTTTGTTCCTTCGTTCCTTTGTGGTTCAAAGATTTTAGAGTCTAACGCCGCCGCGCGCGGAAGAAGCTTGTGAGGATCTCGCCGCAGGGTTCGGCGAGGACGCCGCTGGTTACCGTGGGGCGGTGATTGAGCCTTTCGTCGGCGAGCAGGGTGTAGAGGCTCTCGACGGCGCCCGCCTTCGGATCGACCGCGCCGTACACGACGCGCGGGACGCGCGACTGCACGATGGCGCCGGCGCACATCGGGCACGGTTCGAGCGTCACGTACAGCGTGCAGCCTTCGAGCCGCCACGCGCCGAGCGACTCGGCCGCTTGCGTGATGGCGATCATCTCGGCGTGGGCCGTTGGGTCGCGGAGCGTCTCGCGCTGATTATGGGCGGCGGCGATCACTCGGTCGTTGCAGACGACGACGGCGCCGACCGGGACCTCCCCCCCCGCGGCCGCGGCCTGAGCCTCGCCGAGGGCCAGCCGCATGTAGTCGAGGTCTTCGGGCTGGGGGAGCAACATCGGCCTTCTGCGGGAGGAATGATGACGCGGGGGAGAAACTCGGCGGGGGCGGGAACTTCCCGCGGCGGCGTGGCGTAAGGTTACCCGATGCGGCGGCGCCCTTCACGCCGCCCGGCTGCTGCTCCGCCATCTGCTGCTCCGCCATCTGCTAGTTTGCCATCTGCTAGTTTGTAAGTCCCCGGGTTCACTGCATGCTCCCTTCCGTCGCCCGGCCCCTCACCTTCGACCCCGCCGCGATGTCTTCCCCCAGCACCGCCGACGCGACGGACGCCCCCGTTGTCCCGCCGCGACGCTGCTGGCGCCGCACCGCGGTCTTTTGGCTAGCGGCACTGGCGGTCTATTGGCTCGTGCTTTTCATCGGCACCCACCTGCCAACGGAGAACGTGGCGGGCGTCGCAACGGATAACGACAAGCTCGTCCACACGGCGGCCTACGCGGTGCTAACGACGCTGCTGTGTATCGCCTGGCGTCGTGTCGGCGGCTCGCCAGGGCTCATGGGTCGTCTTGTGATCGCCGCCGCGGTGCTCACTTACGGCGCGATCGACGAGCTCAGCCAGCCTTACTTCGGCCGCTCGTGCGACCTGCGGGACTGGATCGCCGACAGCGTCGGCGTGTCGTTGGCTTTATTATTGGATGCGTGGCGGCACCGTCGCGGTCCTTGAAACCGACGACGGACGCCTGCTGTCGATGGCGTGATCCGCAAGCGTTGCCGGTTGTGGGGGCTGGTGGGGTTTTTCGCGATCTAGGTTGCGGAAGACCACTCCGACTGACCGGTGCGAAGAAGCAAGACTTCCCTGCGCGGCGAGTATCGCTGCGCATGGTGAATTCTTTGCTTCCCGACCATGACTTCTCACGGCAGGTCCCCCGATCCTCTATCCAGTCGGCGCGCAACGCCCGCGACGTTGTGGCGTGTTGCGCTGCTCTGGGGGCTCGTGGTGCTGGCGTCGTTTGCCGCGATCGCCGTCTACGCCAAGACGCCGGGTCGGCAGCAACCGCCATCGGCAGAGAACCAATCACTTCCGCCCGAAGGGCGGTGGCGGATCGCGATGGCGATTCACCCGCGCTGCCCCTGCAGCAAGGCGTCGATCGCTCATTTGCAGCGCTTGTTGCATCGTTATGAGCAACGGCTTTCGGTCGATGTCTACGTTTATCGCCCTGGGGCGACGGCGCCGCAGTGGGCGAACAGCTCGTTAGTCGAGCAAGTGAAGCGGCTCCCGTCGCTCGAAGTCCACGACGATGTCGATGGCGCCGCGGCACTCGGTTTTGGGATCGAGACTTCGGGCGGGCTCGTTCTCTACTCGCCCGAAGGCCCGGCGGTCTTCTACGGCGGCATCACACCGTCGCGCGGTCACGAGGGCGCCAATGATGGCCTCACCGCCGTCATCGACGCGATCAACGGACGTCCCACGGCTCGCCGCCGTCACCCCGTGTACGGGTGCCCGATCTTCCGCAGCGGAGACGGATCGTGACGCCCTCCCCCGCCATGCGGCTTCAGCAAGTCGAAGGACTTTTCACGCAATCGCTCCGCGAACTGCAAGCGCTGACCGATCGTGTGTTCTCGTTCCTCCTCGTGGCCCAGTGGGCCGCGGCGATCGTCTGCGCGTTGACGCTCTCGCCTCGGGCCTGGGTCGGGTCGCAGAGCTCGCCCCACATCCACCTTGTGGCGGCCTTGCTCGTCGGCGGGCTGCTGACGGTCTTTCCTGTCTGGCTCGCGCGGAATCGCAGCGGTGAGTATCTGACCCGTTTGGTGATCACCGCGGCGCAGATGATGTTCTCGGCGCTCTTGATCCACCTGATGGGGGGACGCATCGAGGCCCACTTCCACATCTTTGGCTCGCTCGCGCTACTATCGTTCTACCGCGACTTTCGCGTGTTTGTCCCGGCGGTCGTGCTCATCCTCAGCGACCACCTCTTCCGCGGCGTCTATTGGCCCCAATCGGTCTTTGGAGTCAGCGAGCCGGCGCTCTTTGAAGCCTTGGAGCACGGCGGGTGGGTGCTGTTCGAGACGGCGTTTCTGGTGTGGGGCATCGCCCAAAGCCGCGACCACCTGTGGCGGATGGCGGAGCTCCAGGCCTCGCTGGAAGAAGAACGCGACACGCTCGAGGCCCGGGTCGAGCGCCGAACCGAGCAGCTCGCCGAAGCCCGTGACTACCTGGCGAACGTCATCGACTCGCTCGACGCCCGGATCTGTATCCTCGACGAACGCGGCGTGATCCTCTCGACCAACGCGGCGTGGCGCCGATTCGGCGAAGGCATCGAATCAGAGGCCATTCGGATCGGTGAAGGCGACAACTACATCCACTACTGCGACACGCTGGGGGCGACGGACGGATTCCATGCGGCGGAGCTCGCCGCGGGGCTACGCGGCATCGTCGCCGGCGACCCCGATTGTTTCGTGATGGAGTACCGGCACCACGTCGCCGGCGGCGAAGCCTGGTTCCAAGTGCGGGCCTGCCCCTTCGCGGGCGCCAGCGGAGCCGCGGTTGTCGTCGCCCATGTCGATGTCACCGAACGGGTCAACGCCGCCGCCAGCTCACGCAGGGAAGCCGACCGCGCCGCGGCGCTCTCGCAGATCCTCAGCGACCTCCCGAACGAGGTCTACATCCTCCGCCGCGATGACCTGCGGTTCCTCCTTGTCAGTGAAGGGGCTGTGCGCGCGACGGGCTACGACCGCCCGACGCTGCTCGGGATGTCGCCGGCCGACCTCGTTCCCAATGCGACTGTCGAAAAGTGCCTCGTGGCGGTCGAACCGCTGATCGAGGGGCGCGCGTCGATGGTCGATTTTCAGACGTTGCACCGCCGCCACGACGGCCACGCCTACCCGGTCCAGGTCTCGGTCCACGCCGCCAACTTTAATGGCCAGCCGGTCTTCGTGGCGTTCATCACCGACCTTACCGAGGTCCGGCGTCTCGAGAGTCGGCTCGCTCAGTCGCAGAAGCTCGAGTCGATCGGCCAACTCGCCGCGGGCATCGCCCACGAGATCAACACGCCCATGCAGTGCGTGTCGAACAACGTCGAGTTTCTGCAAGAGTGCCATCAGCGCTTGTTCGATCTCGTGGATCGACTCGTCAAGACGCTCGACTCGCCGGCACGGTCTTGGGACGATCGCAAGCTGTCGGTTCGTAGCCTAATCGACGAACACTACTACAACCGTGTGGCGGCGATGGCGCCGTCGGCGATCAACGAAGCGGCCGAGGCCTCGCGGCGCGTCATCGAGATTGTCCGCGCGATGAAGGTCATGTCCCATCCGGGGACCCATGACTTCGTCGATTCCGACCTCAACGACGGGATCCGTAACGCGGCGACAATTGCGCGCAACCGCTGGAAGTACGTCGCGGAGGTGGAGTTCGACCTCGACGAGGCGTTGCCGCATGTCCCAGTTCTGCCGGCGGAACTGAACCAAGTCTTCCTCAACCTGATCGTCAACGCCGCCGACGCCATCGCCGAGAAGAACGGCGAAAACGGCCCTCTCGGCGTGATCACGCTCCGCACCCGCTGCGAGAGTGAATCGGTCCGCATCGAGATCGCCGACAACGGTCCGGGTGTGCCCGAAGCGATCCGCGAGCGCATCTTCGATCCCTTCTTTACCACCAAAGACGTCGGCAAAGGGACCGGTCAGGGCCTCGCGATCAGCTACGACGTGGTGGTCAACAAACACCACGGCACGATCGACGTGCTATCGACCGAAGGCGAGGGCGCGACGTTCGTGGTGTGCTTGCCGATGAGAGTGGAAGCGGCGGAAGGAATTACCGAGGCTTCTACTTCTGTGGTTGAGGCATGAGTTCGTAGGGTGCGATGAAATCGCACCTCCCCGGTTTCCCTCGGCGGGCAGAACGCCCTCCGATTGACGCGGTGATGGTGCGATGCCGCTGGCGCTTTATCGCACCCTACGAGCTACCTGCTATACGCTTTGATGGTAAGTTCCTTTATGCGGCTGAAGCATTTTCGGATTTGATTGATGAACTACTGCGATCACTTGAGAGTTCATTACGAACAGCAATGGTTGAACGACGCCATCGTCCGCTCTTGGGAATATGGTCCGAAAGAGCAGCTTGGCTCCGAGTTCTGCGTTCTGGAGTTTCAGCCAAATCAGTCACGTGACATGTGGACGTATGCGACATGCTGTATGTCTCAATCAACCGACGTTGCTCCCGTTGAGATACATCTATTCTCTGGCATACAAACGAGCGATCATATTGAATTGCTTACAGCGATCGCACATTACCATAGAACCGGCAAGTGTCTTGAGCTGGGGCACGTCGTAAATTTCGGGCGTCCTTGGATTCCCGGGTCGGAATGCAATCATGGGGTGCTTTCGTTGCCCTACCTAGACGGCCCCAGCCTCGAAGAGTCTGCAACGCCATTTAGTATCAATCCGGTGCGTTTTCTTTGGTTGATACCCATCACGGCTGCTGAAGCGACCTATGCGAGCCAGCAAGGCCTTCGAGCCCTTGAGGACCGACTTGAAGACAACCAATTCAACTATCTTGACCCTCAGCGGCAGAGCGTCGTCTAGGTAAAACGTCGAAGCGCGTAGGGTGCGATGAAATCGCACCTCTCCGGTTTCCCTTGGCGGGCAGAACGCCCTCCGATCGACGCCGTGAAGGCGCCATGCCGCTGGCGCTTTATCACACCCTACGAACTAGCCGTCGGCGAGGGCGAACGCTCGTCGGATGCCGCCGTCGCGGACGCCCCACCGGGGGCCCTCAGGGGGCCCGTTTGCGGCGTTCCAAGCCCCGGTCGACTAGATTGTCGTTGGCGGGTGCGAAACTTGTTGTACGACCCCGCTATGGCCGCCTAAACACCCG from Botrimarina mediterranea encodes:
- a CDS encoding sensor histidine kinase, which encodes MTPSPAMRLQQVEGLFTQSLRELQALTDRVFSFLLVAQWAAAIVCALTLSPRAWVGSQSSPHIHLVAALLVGGLLTVFPVWLARNRSGEYLTRLVITAAQMMFSALLIHLMGGRIEAHFHIFGSLALLSFYRDFRVFVPAVVLILSDHLFRGVYWPQSVFGVSEPALFEALEHGGWVLFETAFLVWGIAQSRDHLWRMAELQASLEEERDTLEARVERRTEQLAEARDYLANVIDSLDARICILDERGVILSTNAAWRRFGEGIESEAIRIGEGDNYIHYCDTLGATDGFHAAELAAGLRGIVAGDPDCFVMEYRHHVAGGEAWFQVRACPFAGASGAAVVVAHVDVTERVNAAASSRREADRAAALSQILSDLPNEVYILRRDDLRFLLVSEGAVRATGYDRPTLLGMSPADLVPNATVEKCLVAVEPLIEGRASMVDFQTLHRRHDGHAYPVQVSVHAANFNGQPVFVAFITDLTEVRRLESRLAQSQKLESIGQLAAGIAHEINTPMQCVSNNVEFLQECHQRLFDLVDRLVKTLDSPARSWDDRKLSVRSLIDEHYYNRVAAMAPSAINEAAEASRRVIEIVRAMKVMSHPGTHDFVDSDLNDGIRNAATIARNRWKYVAEVEFDLDEALPHVPVLPAELNQVFLNLIVNAADAIAEKNGENGPLGVITLRTRCESESVRIEIADNGPGVPEAIRERIFDPFFTTKDVGKGTGQGLAISYDVVVNKHHGTIDVLSTEGEGATFVVCLPMRVEAAEGITEASTSVVEA
- a CDS encoding sensor histidine kinase → MTSTETPGAEIHDLQKEIAQLRCDLQAAQQMTALGELVSTTTHEFNNVLTTILNYAKLGLRHTDDATRTRSLEKILAAAQRAEKLTSSVLGLARNRSADPAPTDLGALCDETLVLLERELQKYRVGVERQYEARGKAMVVGNQVQQVLMNLLTNARQAMPSGGQVIIRTADNAQTGTVDLSVRDTGAGIAMDLLPRIFDRGYSTKSGPDETGKGGAGLGLSACREMIEAQGGKIRVESAVGRGTQFTLRLPTASAAALAGPTGQPIAQLGVSATASAI
- the tadA gene encoding tRNA adenosine(34) deaminase TadA, coding for MLLPQPEDLDYMRLALGEAQAAAAGGEVPVGAVVVCNDRVIAAAHNQRETLRDPTAHAEMIAITQAAESLGAWRLEGCTLYVTLEPCPMCAGAIVQSRVPRVVYGAVDPKAGAVESLYTLLADERLNHRPTVTSGVLAEPCGEILTSFFRARRR
- a CDS encoding VanZ family protein — encoded protein: MLPSVARPLTFDPAAMSSPSTADATDAPVVPPRRCWRRTAVFWLAALAVYWLVLFIGTHLPTENVAGVATDNDKLVHTAAYAVLTTLLCIAWRRVGGSPGLMGRLVIAAAVLTYGAIDELSQPYFGRSCDLRDWIADSVGVSLALLLDAWRHRRGP
- a CDS encoding suppressor of fused domain protein, translated to MNYCDHLRVHYEQQWLNDAIVRSWEYGPKEQLGSEFCVLEFQPNQSRDMWTYATCCMSQSTDVAPVEIHLFSGIQTSDHIELLTAIAHYHRTGKCLELGHVVNFGRPWIPGSECNHGVLSLPYLDGPSLEESATPFSINPVRFLWLIPITAAEATYASQQGLRALEDRLEDNQFNYLDPQRQSVV